The genomic interval CAAAAGATGGTCATTACTATATTCATCCTGACATTCACCAAAATCGTTCAATTACAGTACGAGAAGCTGCAAGAATACAGTCCTTCCCTGATGACTACTATTTTGAAGGTGTAAAAGAAAGTATAAGTAGAACTGCAGCATTTAAACAAATAGGTAATGCAGTCCCGCCGTTGATGGCTTTCGAAATAGCCAAGAGTATAAAGAAAATTTTAATTACGCGCTAAAGCGCAATTAGAAATATACAATAATGGCAGTTACTCCAATACAAAAAGACTCATCAATTTTAAGACCAAGGGCAAGGATTATAAAGACCATTGGAGAAGAATTAATCAGTGATGACAAGGTCGCACTTCTTGAGTTGGTCAAAAACAGCTATGACGCTGACGCTTCAATAATAACTATAAAATTCTCTGGTCGCGTAGTTAGTGAAAAAGATGGCCGGAAAATGGTAAATAAAATTGTTAAAGAAGGGAGTAGCATAACTATTTATGATGATGGTAGCGGGATGTCGATAGATACAATAAAGAATGCCTGGATGGAACCTGCAACAATATCCAAGAAATTATCAAAGATATCCACTTTAAAAGGAAGACGGTATACGGGCGAAAAGGGAATCGGTCGATTTGCTTCTGCAAAACTTTCTAGTAACCTCCAAATAATTACAAAGGTAAAAGAGGATAATGAAGTAATTGTTGATTTTGATTGGAGTGACTTTGACAACAATGAACTATATCTTGATGAAGTGAAATGCAAATGGGAAGTGAGAGAGCCTATCGTATATCCGCGGGATCTCCACGGAACAACGCTTGTTCTTACTAATCTTAATTCGGATTGGGATGAAGACAAAATTAGACAATTTCGTATTGCGTTACAACGCCTAATAAATCCAGTATCGCCTATTTTGGATTTTTTGATTGAACTAGATTTACCAAAAGAGTTTGATTCCTATTCAGGTATTGTCGAATCACCCGAATCATTGAAGCGTTCCAACTATTCGATTAAGGGAACTGTGGATAATAACGGTGTTCCTTCCATCACTTTTACAAGCAAGAAAAAAGGCGAAATTAAACTCACGGATTTTGTTCTATTGAAAAAAGACGAAAAATTCCTTACAGGTTCATTTGATTTTGACTTCAGAGTTTGGGATTTGGACACTGATTCATTAGATGAATTGGCAAAGGAAACTGATTCAACAAAAAAATATGTTCGAGACGCACTTAAGGAAATTGCTGGGATAAGTATCTATAGAGATGGGTTTCGGGTTCTTCCTTATGGTGATCCGAAATTTGATTGGGCCAGATTAGATTTGCGTAGGGTAAATAACCCAACCATGAGAATTAGTAATAATCAGATTATTGGGTTTATTTCAATAGAACTCGATAAAAATCCTGATTTTGTAGACCAAAGCAACAGGGAAGGGCTCGTTGACAGCGATGCATTTGAACAACTTAAGGATTTTATATTGCGAATCCTTAATCAACTTGAAGATAAAAGGTATCAGGAAAGGCCAAGGGAAAATGAAAATAATGATAATCGCGATGGACTCTTTAACCGCTTTTCCCTTAGCCCTGTAGTAGAACTTGTACAAAACAAGCTTCCAAATGATAAGGAGGCAAACGAGCTAATTGCCAAAACCGAAGCCACTATACAAGAAGGTGTTAAGAAAATTCAAGATGTTCTTTCAAGATATAGACGACTAACAACACTTGGTTTGTTAATTGATATTATTCTGCACGACGGAAACAATTTTCTTGCAAATATTGATAGTTCTGCCCATTTACTTGGGAAAGAGCTAGGGAAAAATGAAATTGATAAAAAGCAAGTAAGTGCCCATCTTAATAATATCAACGAGGGAAGAAAGGTTCTTGCACAACTATTTAAACGCATTGAACCCTTTGGAGGGAGGAAGCGAGGTAGACCAAAAGACATTATTCTTGAAAATGCAATTACAAATGTCTTTGAACTTTATAAAAGAGAATTTTCCAAGCTTAACATTTCTTACATATTACCATCATCTAAAAATCTAGTCCGAATTGATGATGGTGAACTTCAAATGATTTTTGTAAATCTTGTTCAGAACTCAATGTATTGGTTGGAAACAATTTCTTCTGAAAGAAAAATTCAGGTTGATATTGAAAGAACCGATGATGAGCTTTCCGTTGTATTTAGCGATAGTGGCCCGGGAATAAAGGAGGAACATCAGCAGATAATTTTTGACCCGTATTTCAGCACAAGACCCGACGGAATTGGTTTAGGCCTTACAATTATTGGTGAATTAGTGACTGAATATAATGGCAGCTTTACACTTATTGCTAATGGACCACTTGATGGAGCAACATTCAAAATAACATTCAGACGAAGAATCTAAATATGGATTTAAGGACTTTATTTATTGAAGATAATGAAATCTTAAGTAATAACCTGAAAAGTTACTTCGAAGGGGAGGTGTTTTCTGGTCATGTTTTAAAAACAGAAAATACAACCAACTTTGACGAAGGCATTACATTAATTGAACGGAATGATTATGACTTGGTAGTATTGGATTTGCAAAAGGAAGGAAAAGATTTTGATGAAAAAGCGGGAATAAAAATTTTAGAAAAGATTAAGCAGATTGCATTTATTCCGATAATATTTTATACAGGACATGCGATTAAAATTCAAGATTTGGTATCAGAAATAGTTGGTGTTGTTAATAAAGGGGATGGTTTCGAAAATCTGAAAGCAGAAATACAACGCATTATTGACACAAGAATAGCTCTATTAAAAGGTCAGGTTTATAGCCACTTAAGGGAATCTTTGAGAAAATACTTTTGGGAGACAGTTGATTCGGAAAAAACTATTTTTGTCCCAGGCAAAGGTGATGTGTCTTTAGGCTATCTCTTGCTTAGAAGATTTTCAAACTCACTTTCCAAAGAAAATATCAAGCAGATACTTGGTGATGATAAAATCAAAATTGATAAAGCTCACCCACTTGAATTCTATATTTTTCCTACAAACCGAGAAGAATATCAGGCTGGTGAAATACTTCTCCGAAATGGCGTTTATTATACAGTTCTAACTCCAACTTGTGATTTTGTTCAAGAGGGTGAAAGACAAAGAAAAGTAGGAAATGTTTTACTTGGAATTGCTACAAATTTAAAAGACACTATAGAATTCAAGAATTATATTGAATCTAAGAGCAAAAAAAACTTGACGGAGATTACTAAATTAATTGCGTCTAGAAAATCTGATAGGTATTTTTTTCTCCCTGGAACCCTATTTCTCCCAAATCTCGTTTTGGATTTTCAAAATAAGATAATGTGCGACTATCAAGAGTTAAATGAATTTACACGCATTGCTAAACTAGATGATCCTCATGCTCAATCAATGATTGCAAGCTTTATTCGTTACTATAATAGAATTGGCTTCCCAGACATCGATGCAGATTATGTTATTGCAAGGCTTGAGTGAGTGCTGCAATTCATGCCGCGACTTCTAATACTAAGTAACAAATTTGAAAACCATAGCATAGTTTACGAATAGTTGCGTTACCTTCTGTTGTTGTGATTCTCTTAAAAATAAAATTTATCAGTTTCTTTCTAAAGAAACATTGGGGTAACCAACACCTGCGAAATTGTAAAATGTCATATAACTGTACGACTTCCAAAATACTGACTTTAATTATCCAATACTTAAAATGTACTAATTATCCACCCAACTCTTTTACAAGGCGCCTACTTTCTCAAAAGCCTACTAAGCCACCAACCCGGTTCCCCTACGGGGAACAGAGCCTTGACCTTGCCATGTTATTCTACTGCTATCCTCTGCGTCTCTGCGCCTCTATGGTTCCTACCTCCCTGTTTCTGTGTCTCCCCACCCCTGCAGTCCTCCTTTCTCCAAAAAATTTGACCTTTAACCCCATGACCACACCACCCCCCTTTGTATACCGCCCACTCCAATCACAGGATGAAGACCTGCTCCTGGATTATCTCGAAAAATTGAGCCCGCAGACGCGGCATCGGTTTGGACCTCACCCCTACGATAGACAGGCCATCCGCGATTTTTATAAACCCGAAAATCAACACCTGGGATTTGTAGCCATAGAACCCCAACAACCATCCATCATTGCCTATGCCATTATCAAATACGGCTTTCTTCCCCATGATGCACCCAGATTGGAAGGCTATGGCCTGGAGCTAAACGCCTTTACTGACTGCACCTTTGCCCCTTCGGTAGCCGATGAATGGCAGGGCCGTGGCATCGGAAGCGGGTTATTTGATTTTATACTAACCGGGTTAAAAGCACAAGGGAAAAAACGTTTGATTCTCTGGGGCGGCGTACAGGCTTCGAATGAAAGGGCGATTACTTACTACCTGAAAAAGGGCTTTCGCATACTGGGCGAGTTTGAATATCATGGCCAAAACCTGGATATGGTGCTGGATATTATCTGAAGACCCAAAATCTTTCAATAGTTAAATCGCAGTACAGCGAAAACTGATTTCTCCTCTGCGCCTCTGCATCTCTGCGGTCAATCTCTCCCAAGAATCCTTATATTAGCCCTATTACTACCAAAACTCTCCCATGCGTAAACTTCTGCCCCTGCTCGTTCTGCTGAGCATTTGCCAATTGAGCATTTCCCAGCCAAAAAAAGACACCACTGATTACAACGCCGTATTCAAAGCCGTGAAATGGCGCAATATCGGCCCCTTTCGGGGTGGCCGCTCAAACTGTGCCACAGGCGTAAAGGGCAACCCCATGGTGTACTATATGGGTACCACCGGAGGCGGCCTCTGGAAAACCGACGACATGGGCATTACCTGGAGAAATATCTCGGATGGCTTCTTTACTACGAGCTCGGTTGGCGCCGTGGCCGTGGCCGAAAGCGATGCAAATGTGGTGTACGTGGGCA from Chitinophagales bacterium carries:
- a CDS encoding ATP-binding protein; its protein translation is MAVTPIQKDSSILRPRARIIKTIGEELISDDKVALLELVKNSYDADASIITIKFSGRVVSEKDGRKMVNKIVKEGSSITIYDDGSGMSIDTIKNAWMEPATISKKLSKISTLKGRRYTGEKGIGRFASAKLSSNLQIITKVKEDNEVIVDFDWSDFDNNELYLDEVKCKWEVREPIVYPRDLHGTTLVLTNLNSDWDEDKIRQFRIALQRLINPVSPILDFLIELDLPKEFDSYSGIVESPESLKRSNYSIKGTVDNNGVPSITFTSKKKGEIKLTDFVLLKKDEKFLTGSFDFDFRVWDLDTDSLDELAKETDSTKKYVRDALKEIAGISIYRDGFRVLPYGDPKFDWARLDLRRVNNPTMRISNNQIIGFISIELDKNPDFVDQSNREGLVDSDAFEQLKDFILRILNQLEDKRYQERPRENENNDNRDGLFNRFSLSPVVELVQNKLPNDKEANELIAKTEATIQEGVKKIQDVLSRYRRLTTLGLLIDIILHDGNNFLANIDSSAHLLGKELGKNEIDKKQVSAHLNNINEGRKVLAQLFKRIEPFGGRKRGRPKDIILENAITNVFELYKREFSKLNISYILPSSKNLVRIDDGELQMIFVNLVQNSMYWLETISSERKIQVDIERTDDELSVVFSDSGPGIKEEHQQIIFDPYFSTRPDGIGLGLTIIGELVTEYNGSFTLIANGPLDGATFKITFRRRI
- a CDS encoding GNAT family N-acetyltransferase → MTTPPPFVYRPLQSQDEDLLLDYLEKLSPQTRHRFGPHPYDRQAIRDFYKPENQHLGFVAIEPQQPSIIAYAIIKYGFLPHDAPRLEGYGLELNAFTDCTFAPSVADEWQGRGIGSGLFDFILTGLKAQGKKRLILWGGVQASNERAITYYLKKGFRILGEFEYHGQNLDMVLDII